The genomic region GAGTGAATGCCCAGTTGATTGCTGGTGCGCCGCCAGGGACTCGAACCCCGAACCCGCGGATTAAGAGCCTGATCTCGGTCGAGTCACCCGGTCCAACCGGGTCGCGTGAGTCCACCTGTTCGCGGTCATGGCCCGATTCGGTCGAGTCGGCGTCCCAGTCAATCCACCGGACCACGGCCCTGTCCACGGCGCCCGAGCACCCACGGAGCGCCCACGGCCGATGGGCGGGCCACCCTTTCCGCGCCAACTACAGTCACCCGGCTCGCCGAGTGGGCAGGACCGGCCCGCGCCATGGATGCGCCCGAGCAGCCGCCTACCCTCCTCCGCCTCGGTTCACCACACAATCAGAATCTTGACAGTTCTGGATTTTGATCCGCTATCGGGTAGATCCGCCCGACTCTCCGGAGAAGACAGCAATCCACAGCCGGGACTATCGTACGTACGGTGACAGCCACCTTCGGGATGAGCGAGGACGAGACCTGCCGGGCGTTCGTTCTCCCCGCCCTTGAAGCTTCCGGATGGGCAAGCGAGCAGATCCGGCCGCAATTCCGGATCAACGACGGCCGCCTGACACCGACGCCCAAGCGTCACGCCCAGGATGATCCTGTAATCGCCGACTACGTGTTGGAGTACGTGCCGGACGTTGCCGTCGCGGTCGTGGAGGCCAAGCGGTGGCGTATCGACGCCAACGACGGCGTAGAGCAGGCACGCCGGTACGCCGCGAAGCTGGGACTGTCCTTCGCCTACGCCACCAACGGTCGCCAGATCGTGGAGATCGACTACAGCGGGGCCACCCCGGCCATTCGCGACATCGACCGCTTCCCGTCCCCAGGAGAGCTGTGGGCCCGATACGTCACCGACCTGCAGGCAGACTCCGACGTCGGACGGGAACTACTGAAGTCGCCCTACGACCACACACTGCGGAACTCCGACAACACTGCAAAACGTCCGCGCTACTACCAGCGGGTGGCGGTGGCCCGTACGCTCGCGGCGGTCGCCCGCGGCCAGAAGCGGATCCTGCTCGTGCTGGCCACCGGGACAGGAAAGACCATGGTGGCGCTCCAGACGGTCGCCAAGCTACAGCGATCACACTGGATCGATGGGCGAAAGCCGAGGGTCCTGTACCTATCGGACCGCTCAATGCTCGTCGACGACCCGAAGGACAGATACTTCCTGCCGGTCTTCGGCCCAGACGACGTACACAAGATCAGTGGCGAACCGGTCCAGGGCCGGAAGATCTACTTCGCCCTGTACCAGGCGCTGGAGAAGGGTGACGAGGAGGAACTGTTCCGGCGCTACGACGCGGACTACTTCGACCTCGTGATCGTGGACGAGTGCCACCGGGGCAGCGCCCGAGACAACTCACAATGGCGCCGGGTGTTGGAGCACTTCGCCCAGGCGACGCAGATCGGCATGACGGCCACCCCAATCAGTAGGAAGGACGCCGACAACCTCGGCTACTTCGGCGATCCCGTCTACACCTACTCGCTGGCCGACGGCATCGAGGACGGCTATCTCGCGCCCTACCGAGTGCGGCGGGTCCGACTCAACGTGGACATGGAGGGATACCAAACCGTGCCGGGACAGCGGGACCAGTACGGCAACGAGATCCCCGAAGGGATCTACGGTCCGAAGGACTTTGAGCGCGTGATGGTCATCCTGGAACGCACGGAGACCGCGGCGCAGTACGTGATCGACTACCTGCGCTCGACCGCAGAAGACGGCAAGCATGGCAAGACCATCGTGTTCTGCGAGAACAACGACCACGCCGCGCGGATGCGTAAGGACCTGTTCAACGCCGCCTCGGCAGAGGTGCGCTCGCGTCACGACTACGTCGTCCGTATCACCGACGCCGATGGGCCGCACGGACGGGCGTTGCTTGACGAGTTCCGCAAGGACGACTCCGACGAACCGGTGATCGCTGTGACGTCCAAGCTTCTCAACACGGGCATCGATCTACCGGCCGTGCGCAACATCGTGCTGTTCCGCCGTATCGGCTCGATGCCAGAGTTCAAGCAGACCATCGGGCGTGGCACCCGCCTGTGCCCGGAGATCGGCAAGGGCTCCTTCGACATCATCGACTTCGTCGAAGCCACCCGGCTCTTCAACGACCCAGGGTTCGACGGACCGCCGCTACGAGTCGTTCGAGATACGGCCGATGAGCAGGGACGCCTGGTGGACAGTGTGCCGGAGGCGCCGGACGGCGGTGAGGTCGATCCAGAGACTGTGGCCGAGCCGGAGGCGGAGTATGTACAGGCGGAGGGCGGCACCTTCGACGCCTCACGGCCAGACGGGGTGGTGGACGACCCGGACGTGGTGGACCGCATCCGGTCCGGTGGCAGGCGCTATGTGGTAAGCGGCGTACAGGTGTACAAGTGGGGCGAGCGGCGCTACCAACTGGACACGGACGGCCGGACGATGAGACTGGTGACGATCCAGCAGTGGGTTCACGATCGCGTCCTGGAACTCGACCTGGCACCGGACAAACTGCGCTCTCGCTGGGCTGCCGCCAGGAGCCGGCGAGAAATCATGGCGATTCTTCGAAAAGCCGACGTCGAGGCCGAGGAGTTGCCTGCGGAGTTCGGCAGCCCGGACGTCGACCCGATCGATCTGTTGCTCAACGTCGCCTGGGGACTGCCCCTGGTCAGCCGCGAGGAGCGGCTGTACCGGTTCTTGCACGAGCACCAAGAGTTTTTGGACTCCTTCCAGCCACAGGCCCGGCAGGTGCTGGACGAGATGTTGCTTAAGTTCGCCGAGTACGGCTCGCCGCAGCTCAAGCCAGAGACCCTTGCGGTCCGGCCCTTCACCGACCTGGGATCGGTGGTGGAACTCGCGAACCGGTTCGGCGGCGCGCAACCTCTGCACGAGGCTATCGACGACTTGAGCAGGCGCCTCCTAGAGGCATCCTAATAATCAGTTTTAGCATCGGGCGACACGCCAGCACGAAACTAAAGTTTTCTTTTAGGATTTCGTGCTGCTATGGTAACTGTGTGCTCCACGACCGTACCGACACGCGAGCCGCCCTCTGGCGCGTCGCGAGCGGACAGCGCGGCTACTTCACCGCCAGACAGGCGCTGGAGGCAGGATATTCGTACCAGGCGCAGCGCCACCACGCGCAGCGAGGCAACTGGACCCTCGTCGACCGGGGCATCTATCGCTTTCGAGAGTTCAGCACATTGCCGGGCGGCGCGGACGACCATCTGGTGCGTTGGGCGCTGTGGAGCAGGGGCCGGGCGACTGTCTCGCACACCACCGCGTTGTCCGTCCATGACCTGGGAACGGCCAACCCGTCCGAAATACACCTCACCGTGCCGCCCGGATTCCGGCAGAAGGACAGCGCCGTGATCCTCCACCGGGCCGACCTCGCCGCCGACGAAGTCGAAGAACGTGAGGGCTACCGGGTCACCACACCCGTCCGCGCGATCGCCGAGTGCGCAGCCACGGGTGTGGATCAGGACGTACTGGACTCCGCCGTTGCCGAGGCACTTCAACAAGGGCTGACTACCCGTCGGCGTCTCCTTGACGCCGCCCAGCGTCTCGGTGCCCGATCCGAACTCGGTATCGAGCGGGCGCTGCGGGAGATGCCATGACCGAAAGGTACCGGAGTGCGAGCGCGCTGCGCCGGGCCCTCGAGACGCGACTCAGCCAGGAGGCAACCGACACCGGCACCGATCTGGCACGGCGACGCCGCCTCGTCGTCTTCGACCGCGTCGCCGCCCGTCTCTCGGCCGACCCTACCGGCGGCTGGATACTCAAAGGCGGTGCCGCTCTGGAGTTCCGCCTTCTCAGCAAGGCCCGCGCCACCAAAGACATGGACCTCGCCGCCTGCCCGGACGGCGGTCCAGGGCTAGACGGCCGGGAGGTACGAGACCTCCTCATCGACGCGCTCGCGCTCGATGAGGATGGTGATGGATTCCTCTTCCAGGTGTCTCCGCCCACTCCGTTGACGGCGGACACCGCCGGCCGCAGCGGCTGGCGCTTCTCCATCGAGAGTCGGCTAGCGGGGCGGACCTTTGCCACCGTACGCATCGACGTCGTTATGCGTAGTGAGGAAATCTCTCGCCTCGAGCGGCTCTCCTTGCCCAACATGCTGGCATTCGCCGGAACGCCGCACAGGGAAATCCAAGCCGTGGACCGCCGCCAACACTTCGCGGAGAAGATCCACGCATTCACCCGAGACTACGGAGGCCGCCCCAACACCCGCGTCAAGGACCTCGTGGACCTGGTCCTGCTCATCGAGAGCGGATTGGCAGCGGACGCGGCCGTGGCGTCAACGCCGTACGGCACGTCTTCGCGGTACGGGCGACGCACCCGGTCCCGGACACGCTTCCCGACCCGCCTCCGGCCTGGGCGGACACCTACCCCGACATGGCCGAGGGCCTGACCGAAACCTCACCCCGGCTCGAAGCCGCGCTGGAACTCGCGCGCGGCTTCTGGGCCGCAGCACTCGCCAACGGCAACGCCGACCCGGAACAGAAAGATTAAGATGGCATCCGCGAAGACGGGCACCACATCGCGAGCGCGGCTCGCGTCCATCATCAAGTCGGCCCGCGACACCATGCGCAAGGACGCCGGCCTCAACGGCGACCTCGACCGGCTCCCCCAACTATCCTGGCTGCTGTTCCTCAAGGCGTTCGACCAGCGTGTCGAGCAGGTGGGGCCGATGCTGAACCCCGACTACCGGCCCACCATCGAAAAGCCGTACCGCTGGCCGGACTGGGCGCCAGACCGCGACTTCAGCGGCGCCGAGTTGAAGACATTCGTCGACGGGGAACTGATCCCCTACCTCGCCGGGCTCAAGAACAGCGCCGGCAACGCCGATGATCCGCGCAACGTCCTGTCGACCATCTTCCAGGACGTCATTAACCGGATGCAGTCGGGAACTCTGCTGCGGGACCTGGTGAATCTGGTAGATCAGATCCACTTTGACTCGTCGGACGACATCCACACCATGTCATTCGTATACGAGTCGATTCTCAAGGAGATGCGCGACGCGGCCGGCGACTCCGGCGAGTTCTACACCCCCCGCCCCGTGAACCGCTTCATGGTGCAACAGTCTTTCCTCAAACTGGGCGAGTCGATCCTAGACCCGGCCTGCGGCACGGGGGGCTTCCTGGTGCAGGCATACGAGGAACTTCGACTACTGGTCGAGACAGACACCCAACGCAGGCAACTACAGGCAAATCTGCGAGGCATCGAGAAGAAGCCGCTGCCGTACCTGCTGGCCAGCATGAACATGCTGCTGCATGGCATCGAAGCACCGCGCCTCATTCGGGACAACGCGCTACTGCGGATGCGCGATGCAACGGCGGCGGACAGGGTCGATATGGTGCTGACCAATCCGCCGTTCGGCGGTGAGGAGGAACGCTCGGTCGTCCAAAAGTTCCCGAAGGGCTACCAGACCCAGGAGACGTCGTGGCTATTCCTCCACGCGATCCTAGATCAATTGAAGCGAGACGGCCGCTGCGCAATAGTCCTACCGAATGGCAGCCTCTCTGCCGCCGGCGATAACAGCATCGGCGCCCGTATCAAGAAGAAGCTGATGAAGGAGTGCAACCTGCACACCATCGTTCGGCTACCGCAGGGCGTCTTCGCACCATACACCCTGATCCCATCGAACTTGCTGTTCTTCGAGAAGGGGACACCAACACAGGAGGTCTGGTTTTACGAAATCTCGCCACCGGACGGCCGACGCGGCTACACCAAGACCAAACCAATGCGGTTCGAGGAGTTCGAACCCTGTGTCCAATGGTGGGGTGGCGAAGAACGCCGAGGACGCGAGGAGGGACCCCACGCGTGGAAAATCTCCGCAGACGACGTCGAGAGGGCTGGCTACAATCTCGACTTGACTAATCCCCACGAGGAAGTTGCCTTGGCCCATCGCCCGCCAGACGAACTCCTGTCGGAGCTGGTTAAGACAGAGAACGAGATTCTCAGCCTACTCGAAGAGGTCAAGAATAAGCTGAGGGATAGTTAATGCGAGAGATTGTCATGCGCCCACTCGGAACCGGATTAACCCTCTCACTAGACCAGGTCTCAGTGTCAGAGTGCAATGAATACAAGATTGCCGGCGTGCGAGGGTTCGGCAAGGGCGCTTTTGCTCGCGAAACGATCCGCGGGGATGAGACTTCCTATCGATTCTTGAATCGCCTACATTCTGGAAACATTATCCTGAGCAGACTAAAGGCATTCGAGGGCGCGATCGCACTTGTGCCCGATGAACTAGATGGCTTCTACGCCTCGGTCGAATTCCCAACCTTCGAGGTTAACGAAGATGCCGCAGATATTCGCTACATGAAGCACCTCTGCACTTGGCCGAAGTTTTGGCAGAAGCTCCAAGTAGAGTCGAAGGGAATTGGGGCCCGGAGGGAGCGCGTTAGCGCACAAAGCTTTCTCGCAATCGATGTCCCGCTACCCGACCTTAGGGAACAGCGCCGCATCGCCGCGAAGCTCGAC from Micromonospora sp. WMMD812 harbors:
- a CDS encoding nucleotidyl transferase AbiEii/AbiGii toxin family protein; translation: MTERYRSASALRRALETRLSQEATDTGTDLARRRRLVVFDRVAARLSADPTGGWILKGGAALEFRLLSKARATKDMDLAACPDGGPGLDGREVRDLLIDALALDEDGDGFLFQVSPPTPLTADTAGRSGWRFSIESRLAGRTFATVRIDVVMRSEEISRLERLSLPNMLAFAGTPHREIQAVDRRQHFAEKIHAFTRDYGGRPNTRVKDLVDLVLLIESGLAADAAVASTPYGTSSRYGRRTRSRTRFPTRLRPGRTPTPTWPRA
- a CDS encoding class I SAM-dependent DNA methyltransferase → MASAKTGTTSRARLASIIKSARDTMRKDAGLNGDLDRLPQLSWLLFLKAFDQRVEQVGPMLNPDYRPTIEKPYRWPDWAPDRDFSGAELKTFVDGELIPYLAGLKNSAGNADDPRNVLSTIFQDVINRMQSGTLLRDLVNLVDQIHFDSSDDIHTMSFVYESILKEMRDAAGDSGEFYTPRPVNRFMVQQSFLKLGESILDPACGTGGFLVQAYEELRLLVETDTQRRQLQANLRGIEKKPLPYLLASMNMLLHGIEAPRLIRDNALLRMRDATAADRVDMVLTNPPFGGEEERSVVQKFPKGYQTQETSWLFLHAILDQLKRDGRCAIVLPNGSLSAAGDNSIGARIKKKLMKECNLHTIVRLPQGVFAPYTLIPSNLLFFEKGTPTQEVWFYEISPPDGRRGYTKTKPMRFEEFEPCVQWWGGEERRGREEGPHAWKISADDVERAGYNLDLTNPHEEVALAHRPPDELLSELVKTENEILSLLEEVKNKLRDS
- a CDS encoding DEAD/DEAH box helicase family protein; the protein is MTATFGMSEDETCRAFVLPALEASGWASEQIRPQFRINDGRLTPTPKRHAQDDPVIADYVLEYVPDVAVAVVEAKRWRIDANDGVEQARRYAAKLGLSFAYATNGRQIVEIDYSGATPAIRDIDRFPSPGELWARYVTDLQADSDVGRELLKSPYDHTLRNSDNTAKRPRYYQRVAVARTLAAVARGQKRILLVLATGTGKTMVALQTVAKLQRSHWIDGRKPRVLYLSDRSMLVDDPKDRYFLPVFGPDDVHKISGEPVQGRKIYFALYQALEKGDEEELFRRYDADYFDLVIVDECHRGSARDNSQWRRVLEHFAQATQIGMTATPISRKDADNLGYFGDPVYTYSLADGIEDGYLAPYRVRRVRLNVDMEGYQTVPGQRDQYGNEIPEGIYGPKDFERVMVILERTETAAQYVIDYLRSTAEDGKHGKTIVFCENNDHAARMRKDLFNAASAEVRSRHDYVVRITDADGPHGRALLDEFRKDDSDEPVIAVTSKLLNTGIDLPAVRNIVLFRRIGSMPEFKQTIGRGTRLCPEIGKGSFDIIDFVEATRLFNDPGFDGPPLRVVRDTADEQGRLVDSVPEAPDGGEVDPETVAEPEAEYVQAEGGTFDASRPDGVVDDPDVVDRIRSGGRRYVVSGVQVYKWGERRYQLDTDGRTMRLVTIQQWVHDRVLELDLAPDKLRSRWAAARSRREIMAILRKADVEAEELPAEFGSPDVDPIDLLLNVAWGLPLVSREERLYRFLHEHQEFLDSFQPQARQVLDEMLLKFAEYGSPQLKPETLAVRPFTDLGSVVELANRFGGAQPLHEAIDDLSRRLLEAS